The Microthrixaceae bacterium nucleotide sequence CCGAAAGGGCCTCGCCCAGCCCATCGGCTCGCTCACCCAGATGGGTCACATACGCATAGGTGAACGGTCCGACGCCAACTCGCCCCGCATCGCCGACTACGTGCCCTTGGCCGGCCTGGACGACTTGGTGTTCGGGGGGTGGGACGTGTTCGAAGACGATGCCTACGTGGCCGCCAGCCGGGCCGGGGTGTTGGACCGTCACCTCCTCGAACAACTCGGCGAAGAACTGCGGGCCATCAAGCCCATGACCGCGGTGTTCGAGCAGTCCTACGTCAAGAACCTTCACGGCACCCACATCAAAGACGGGTCATCCAAGTGGGATCTGGCCCAGCAGTTGGCCGACGACATCAACGCCTTCAGCGACAAGCACGGTTGTGACCGCCTGGTGGCCGTGTGGTGTGGTTCCACCGAGGTGTACCGGGAGCCCACGGCCGTCCACCAGACGCTGGCGGCGTTCGAGCAGGGCCTGAAGGATTCCGACCCAGACATCGCTCCCAGCCAGATCTACGCCTATGCACTGTTGAAGCTGGGCATTCCCGTGGCCAACGGTGCACCGAACCTCAACTTGGACACCCCGGCGTTGTTGGAGCTGGCGGCGCAGAACCACGTGCCCGTCACCGGCAAGGATTTCAAGACGGGCCAGACCCTCATGAAGACAATCCTGGCCCCCGGTCTCAAGGCCCGGATGCTCGGAGTGCAGGGCTGGTACTCAACCAACATCTTGGGCAACCGCGACGGAGAGGTCCTCGACGACCCTGAGTCGTTCAAGGCCAAGGAGGTGTCCAAGCTGGGCGTGCTCGACACCATCTTCGAGCCGGACCGGTACCCGGATCTCTACGGCGACATCCACCACGTCGTCCGCATCAACTACTACCCGCCCCGCGGTGACAACAAGGAAGGCTGGGACAACATCGACATCTTCGGGTGGCTGGGCTACCCGATGCAGATCAAGATCGATTTCCTGTGCCGGGATTCCATCTTGGCGGCACCGCTGGTGTTGGACCTGGCCCTCTTCTTGGATCTGGCCAAGCGGGCCGGCATGGAAGGTGTGCAGGAGTGGCTCAGCTTCTACTGGAAGAGCCCCCAGCCTGCGGCGGCGGGTCTCTATCCCGAACATGACATCTTCATCCAGTTGCTGAAGCTGAAGAACACCCTGCGTCAGCTCATGGGTGACGCCCCGATAACCCACCTCGACGACGAATAGGCGCGGCGTAGCGTCACCAGGTGACGTCGTCGCAGCCCCGGTGATCTTCGGGCTCCACCTGCAAGGTTGCATGGGCGATCCCGTAGCGGTCCTGCAGCAGGGCGCGTGCTCCGTCGAGCACGGCATGGGCGTCCTGGCCGTTGGAGATCATCAGATGGGCCGACGCCACATCCATCTCCGAGGTGAGTGTCCACACGTGCAGGTCGTGCACGTCGACCACTCCGTCTAAGCCTTCGAGGTCGCGGGTCAGCGCCGGCAGGTCTAGGTCCTCAGGGGCGGCCTGGAGCAGGATCCGTAGGGCCTGGGACGCCAGGCGCCACGTTCGGGGGACTACCCACAGCCCGATGGCCACCCCGACTGCGGGATCGACCCAGCTCCAGCCGGTGACCTGCATCACCACCGCCCCCACGATCACGCCCACCGAGCCGATGGTGTCGGCCAGCACCTCGAGGTAGGCGCCCTCCACGTTGATTGACTCCTTTGACCCTTCCCGCAGCAGAGCGAACGCCACCAAGTTGGCGGCCAATCCGAGCCCGGCCGCGATCAGTAGGGGACCGCTGTTGATCTCGGGGGCATCCCCGAAGCGCTGGATGGCTTCTACGAGGACATATCCAGCCACCCCGAACAACAGGACTGCGTTGGCCAGCGCGGCGAGGATCTCCAGGCGGTAGAGGCCGAAGGTGCGGGTCGGGTGCGACGCTGCCGAACCGGCGGCATGACGGTCGGCCAGCCTTATGGCGGCCAGGGCCATGCCTAGGCCGGCGACGTCGGTGACCATGTGGCCAGCATCTGAGAGTAGAGCCAGCGAACCGGTCAATAGGCCGACCACAAGCTCGACGACCATGAACACGAACAAGACGGCGAACGCAACAGCCAGCCTGGCCTGGTGACGGGCCCCGGCCCGTGCGGCTCCCACACCGTGTGAGTGCCCGTGTGAGTGCCCATGTGACTGCCCGTGGGAGTGCCCCGACATGGCCGCAGGCTACGGCTCAGAGATGGGGCGGGCCGCCTTCGGGGTCGGGTGCGCTCTCGGCAACCACGCTGGTGACGATGCCGGTGACATGGGTGGGGGTGAGGCCCAATCCCCGCCCGACGCTGTCGATCACCCGCCGTTGGTCGGCAGCGACGGTTCCAGAGGCCAGCGCCACCCGAACCAGCGATGCGATCAGCCCTTCCTTGCCGGTCACCTCCAGGCCTTCGGCGAGGGGAGCAACGTAGGACTCGGCGAGAGCTGGATCCAATGCTGCGGTGTCACTGGTCAACACCGTGTCGTCATATCCAGGGTGAACTTGGGCCACGCGCTCGATCGCCGCCCTGCGCAGGTTGGGGTTGTCAGTGGCGCCCGTCCCCACGATCATGGACGTGAGTACCCGGACGGCGTCGTCGAGGACCGCTGCCAGCGAGGCCGTGGTCGGATGTTCCGCGGCCGACGGATCGAAACGGGAGTGGCAGGTCTCGCACTCGACCACCTCGCCCAAGCGGTTGAGGGGGAGGACTGGGATCCAAAAGAGGGTCAACCACCGCCGTGCTCGACGGCGGGCTCCGGCTCGGTCTCCACCACAGGCGGGACAGAAGAACACCAGCGAGGCGACGGTGGAGAAGCGCACCTTGAAGCCGAACACCAGCAGCATCGATCCTCCTGACGGCCCGAACTGAACTCCGACTGCGGCAGGTGTATCGACACTAGAGGCGTACGTGGCTCAATGTCGGGCGCGTCAGGCCGGACAGGGTCGGTCTGTGGTCGGTCCCGATAGCCTTGCTCGGGCATGGACGACGCCGCCACCGACACCACTGACACCAAAGAACCTGAGGGGCAGGCCAGTCCGGTTGCCACCGACGAAACCGCCTCCGAGCCGGCGCGCACGGTTCCGTTGCGGATCACCGAGGATGCCCTGAGCCAGGTGATGAGCATCCTTGCAGCCGAGGACGACCCCGAGACCCTGGGGTTGAGGGTGGCGGTCAACGGAGTGCAGGGAGTCGAGTACTCCTATGACCTGTCCTTCGAGGATCGAGCCTCGGCCACCGATGACGATCTGGTCTACAACCAGGGTGACTTGGTGGTGATGGTACCCCGCGACTCTGTCGACTCGCTGTGGGGGGCAACCCTCGACCTGCCGGCCGCCACCGGCCAGGGCGGGTTGGTCATCCGCAACCCAAATCGACCTGATCCGCTCGCGGGCATCGAGATCGAGCTGTCGGGGACGGTCGAAGAACGCATCGACCAGCTTCTGACCCAGCAGATCAATCCGGCCCTGGCAGCCCACGGCGGGTTTGCTTCGCTTCTCGAGGTGATCGACGGAACCCGTGCCGTGGTGATCATGGGTGGGGGATGTCAGGGGTGCGCCGTCAGCGCCATCACCCTGCGAGAAGGGATCGAGAAGTCGATCATGCAACACATACCCGAGATCACCGAGGTGGTCGACGGCACTGATCACGCTGCGGGCGAGACGCCGTTCTACGCATCCTGATCGGTCGGGTCGGCCGACCCTGAGGCCGGCCGACCCATTCGATCACGGCAGGAGACAGTTGCCGACGGCGGGCAGGCCAGCGAAGCGGGCTGCCAGCCAGTCCATGGCTGGCAACTGCCCTTCGACCATGCCGGTCACGTGCTCGCCGGGCAGCGGGGCCCATGTAACCGTCGCACCCTTGTCGCACCAGGTGCGGCGTAGGTCAGCGGCCTGCTGGTAGGGCACCATCTCGTCGACGAGGCCGTGGTACTGGAACACTGGGGCGCTGGGCTTGGTCGAGCCGAGCTTGTTCTCGGCCAGCCGGGCCTGCCAGGCCGGGGCGACCAGGGGATCGCTGTTCACGTAGTCGTTTCGGCTTGAGAACATGGTCTTGAAGATGGTGGCGATGCCGTCCACGTCGACCAGGCACAACTCGCCGGCTTCCTGCACGAGTTGCTGGCCCTTGGCGTTCAGGTAGTTCTCGAGGTTCAGCTCCGGGTAGGCGGCGTCGAGACCCAGCGATGCCATCAGGGCCAGGCCGACCATGGGACCACCTTCTACGAAATT carries:
- a CDS encoding inositol-3-phosphate synthase — encoded protein: MGAVGTTFIAGCLAIRKGLAQPIGSLTQMGHIRIGERSDANSPRIADYVPLAGLDDLVFGGWDVFEDDAYVAASRAGVLDRHLLEQLGEELRAIKPMTAVFEQSYVKNLHGTHIKDGSSKWDLAQQLADDINAFSDKHGCDRLVAVWCGSTEVYREPTAVHQTLAAFEQGLKDSDPDIAPSQIYAYALLKLGIPVANGAPNLNLDTPALLELAAQNHVPVTGKDFKTGQTLMKTILAPGLKARMLGVQGWYSTNILGNRDGEVLDDPESFKAKEVSKLGVLDTIFEPDRYPDLYGDIHHVVRINYYPPRGDNKEGWDNIDIFGWLGYPMQIKIDFLCRDSILAAPLVLDLALFLDLAKRAGMEGVQEWLSFYWKSPQPAAAGLYPEHDIFIQLLKLKNTLRQLMGDAPITHLDDE
- a CDS encoding cation transporter yields the protein MSGHSHGQSHGHSHGHSHGVGAARAGARHQARLAVAFAVLFVFMVVELVVGLLTGSLALLSDAGHMVTDVAGLGMALAAIRLADRHAAGSAASHPTRTFGLYRLEILAALANAVLLFGVAGYVLVEAIQRFGDAPEINSGPLLIAAGLGLAANLVAFALLREGSKESINVEGAYLEVLADTIGSVGVIVGAVVMQVTGWSWVDPAVGVAIGLWVVPRTWRLASQALRILLQAAPEDLDLPALTRDLEGLDGVVDVHDLHVWTLTSEMDVASAHLMISNGQDAHAVLDGARALLQDRYGIAHATLQVEPEDHRGCDDVTW
- a CDS encoding NifU family protein is translated as MDDAATDTTDTKEPEGQASPVATDETASEPARTVPLRITEDALSQVMSILAAEDDPETLGLRVAVNGVQGVEYSYDLSFEDRASATDDDLVYNQGDLVVMVPRDSVDSLWGATLDLPAATGQGGLVIRNPNRPDPLAGIEIELSGTVEERIDQLLTQQINPALAAHGGFASLLEVIDGTRAVVIMGGGCQGCAVSAITLREGIEKSIMQHIPEITEVVDGTDHAAGETPFYAS